A stretch of the uncultured Bacteroides sp. genome encodes the following:
- the rplO gene encoding 50S ribosomal protein L15 has protein sequence MNLSNLKPAEGSTKTRKRVGRGSGSGLGGTSTRGHKGAKSRSGYSRKIGFEGGQMPLQRRVPKFGFKNINRVEYKALNLDTLQKLAEANNLTKVGINDFIEAGFISSNQLVKILGNGSLTTKLDVEANAFSKSAVAAIESLGGNAVKL, from the coding sequence ATGAACTTAAGTAATTTAAAACCTGCGGAAGGATCAACTAAAACAAGAAAAAGAGTCGGTCGTGGCTCTGGTTCAGGCTTAGGAGGTACTTCCACAAGAGGTCACAAAGGAGCTAAATCAAGATCTGGATACTCAAGAAAGATCGGTTTTGAAGGTGGGCAGATGCCTCTCCAACGTCGTGTTCCTAAATTTGGTTTTAAGAATATAAATAGAGTGGAATATAAAGCCCTTAATCTTGATACTTTGCAGAAGCTTGCAGAAGCTAATAACTTGACAAAGGTTGGAATTAATGACTTTATTGAAGCTGGATTTATTTCTTCTAATCAACTGGTGAAGATTTTAGGAAATGGTAGCTTAACTACTAAACTTGATGTTGAAGCTAACGCTTTTTCAAAAAGCGCAGTTGCAGCTATTGAGTCTTTAGGTGGAAATGCTGTAAAACTCTGA
- the rpsE gene encoding 30S ribosomal protein S5, producing the protein MAGISNRFKISSDIELKDRLVAINRVTKVTKGGRTFSFSAIVVVGNEDGVIGWGLGKAGEVTAAIAKGVESAKKNLIKVPVLKGTIPHEQTAKFGGAEVFIKPASHGTGVVAGGAMRAVLESVGITDVLAKSKGSSNPHNLVKATIVALGELRDARTVAQNRGISMEKVFRG; encoded by the coding sequence ATGGCAGGAATAAGTAATCGATTTAAAATATCTAGTGATATAGAGCTTAAAGACAGATTAGTTGCTATTAACCGTGTTACAAAAGTAACAAAAGGTGGTAGAACTTTCAGTTTTTCTGCAATAGTAGTTGTTGGAAATGAAGATGGTGTTATTGGTTGGGGACTTGGTAAGGCTGGTGAAGTAACTGCGGCAATTGCCAAAGGCGTTGAATCTGCTAAGAAGAACCTAATTAAAGTGCCTGTATTGAAAGGAACCATTCCTCATGAACAAACAGCAAAGTTTGGTGGTGCTGAAGTTTTCATCAAGCCTGCTTCTCATGGTACCGGTGTTGTTGCAGGTGGTGCAATGCGCGCAGTACTTGAAAGCGTTGGTATAACTGATGTATTGGCCAAATCTAAAGGTTCTTCAAATCCTCACAATCTTGTTAAGGCTACAATTGTAGCCTTAGGAGAGTTGAGAGATGCAAGAACAGTTGCGCAGAATAGAGGGATTAGTATGGAAAAAGTATTTAGAGGATAA
- the infA gene encoding translation initiation factor IF-1, translating to MAKQSAIEQDGVIVEALSNAMFHVELENGHEITAHISGKMRMHYIKILPGDKVRVEMSPYDLSKGRIVFRYK from the coding sequence ATGGCAAAACAATCTGCAATAGAACAAGATGGAGTAATCGTTGAAGCATTGTCAAACGCAATGTTTCATGTAGAGTTAGAAAATGGGCATGAGATTACAGCTCATATATCAGGTAAAATGAGAATGCATTACATTAAAATATTACCTGGTGATAAAGTGAGAGTAGAAATGTCGCCTTATGATTTATCTAAAGGTAGAATCGTTTTTAGATATAAATAA
- the rplF gene encoding 50S ribosomal protein L6: MSRIGKLPISIPAGVSVTLNGDVVTVKGPKGELSQYVNPLISVEVADGQILLTRKSDDKQERAFHGLYRSLINNMVIGVSEGYKKELELVGVGFRATATGNIIEFSLGYSHNIFLQLPAEIKVETKAERNKNPLVLLESCDKQLIGQVCSKIRSFRKPEPYKGKGIKFVGEEIRRKSGKSAGAK, from the coding sequence ATGTCTAGAATAGGAAAATTACCCATTAGTATCCCTGCAGGAGTATCAGTTACTCTGAATGGTGACGTGGTTACTGTAAAAGGACCAAAAGGAGAATTAAGTCAGTACGTAAATCCACTTATTTCTGTGGAAGTAGCTGATGGCCAGATTTTATTGACTCGTAAAAGCGATGATAAACAAGAAAGAGCATTTCATGGTCTTTATCGTTCTTTGATTAATAATATGGTTATTGGTGTTTCTGAAGGTTACAAGAAAGAGTTAGAGTTAGTTGGTGTTGGTTTCCGTGCTACGGCTACTGGAAATATCATTGAATTCTCTCTAGGTTATTCACATAATATATTCTTGCAATTACCTGCAGAAATTAAAGTTGAAACAAAGGCTGAAAGAAACAAGAATCCTCTTGTTCTTTTAGAATCTTGTGACAAGCAGTTAATAGGTCAAGTTTGTTCAAAAATACGTTCTTTCCGTAAACCTGAACCATATAAAGGTAAAGGTATTAAGTTTGTTGGAGAAGAAATTCGCAGAAAGTCGGGCAAATCTGCCGGTGCTAAGTAA
- the rpsM gene encoding 30S ribosomal protein S13 has translation MAIRIVGVDLPQNKRGEIALTYVYGIGRSSSAKILDKAGIDRDLKVKDWSDDQAAKIREIIGAEFKVEGDLRSEVQLNIKRLMDIGCYRGVRHRIGLPVRGQGTKNNARTRKGRKKTVANKKKATK, from the coding sequence ATGGCTATAAGAATAGTTGGTGTAGATTTACCTCAGAATAAAAGAGGTGAGATAGCGTTGACCTATGTATATGGAATAGGTCGTAGTAGTTCAGCTAAGATTTTAGATAAAGCTGGAATAGATAGAGATCTTAAAGTAAAAGATTGGAGTGATGATCAAGCTGCTAAGATCCGTGAAATCATTGGTGCTGAGTTTAAAGTAGAAGGTGATCTTCGTTCTGAAGTTCAATTAAACATTAAGCGATTAATGGATATTGGTTGTTACCGTGGTGTACGTCACCGTATTGGCTTACCTGTTAGAGGTCAAGGCACAAAGAACAATGCACGTACACGTAAGGGTAGAAAGAAAACAGTTGCAAATAAGAAAAAAGCTACTAAATAA
- the rpmJ gene encoding 50S ribosomal protein L36: MKVRASLKKRTPECKIVRRNGCLYVINKKNPKYKQRQG, encoded by the coding sequence ATGAAAGTAAGAGCATCATTAAAAAAACGTACGCCGGAATGCAAAATCGTTAGACGTAATGGCTGTTTGTATGTTATTAACAAGAAAAATCCTAAGTATAAACAACGTCAAGGATAA
- the rpsH gene encoding 30S ribosomal protein S8 has translation MTDPIADYLTRLRNAIGAKHRVVEVPASNLKKEITKILFEKGYILNYKFVEDGPQGTIKVALKYDSVNKVNAIKKLVRISSPGLRKYTGYKDMPRVINGLGIAIISTSKGVMTNKEAAELKIGGEVLCYVY, from the coding sequence ATGACTGATCCAATAGCAGATTATTTAACGAGGTTGAGAAACGCAATCGGTGCAAAGCACAGAGTTGTAGAAGTTCCTGCCTCAAACCTTAAAAAGGAAATTACAAAAATTCTTTTTGAGAAGGGTTACATTCTTAATTATAAGTTTGTAGAAGATGGACCTCAAGGCACTATTAAAGTAGCCTTGAAGTATGATTCCGTTAACAAAGTAAACGCAATCAAGAAGCTGGTAAGAATATCTTCTCCAGGTTTACGTAAGTATACCGGATACAAAGATATGCCACGTGTTATTAATGGTTTGGGTATTGCTATAATATCTACTTCCAAAGGTGTAATGACAAACAAAGAGGCTGCTGAGCTTAAAATTGGCGGTGAAGTCTTGTGTTATGTATATTAA
- the rpmD gene encoding 50S ribosomal protein L30, whose translation MSTIKIKQIKSRIGAPADQKRTLDALGLRKLNRVVEHEETPSILGMVEKVKHLVTIIK comes from the coding sequence ATGTCAACTATTAAGATCAAACAAATTAAAAGTAGAATTGGTGCTCCTGCTGATCAAAAGAGAACGCTAGATGCATTAGGACTTCGTAAATTGAATCGTGTGGTTGAGCACGAAGAAACTCCTTCAATTCTTGGTATGGTAGAAAAAGTTAAGCACTTGGTTACCATTATTAAGTAA
- the rpsK gene encoding 30S ribosomal protein S11 produces the protein MAKKTVAAKKRNVKVDANGQLHVHSSFNNIIVSLANSEGQIISWSSAGKMGFRGSKKNTPYAAQMAAQDCAKVAFDLGLRKVKAYVKGPGNGRESAIRTIHGAGIEVTEIVDVTPLPHNGCRPPKRRRV, from the coding sequence ATGGCAAAAAAAACAGTCGCAGCTAAGAAGAGAAATGTAAAGGTTGATGCTAATGGACAATTGCATGTCCATTCATCATTCAACAACATTATTGTTTCTTTAGCAAATAGTGAAGGTCAAATTATCTCTTGGTCTTCAGCAGGAAAGATGGGATTTAGAGGTTCTAAGAAAAACACTCCTTATGCAGCACAAATGGCTGCTCAGGATTGTGCAAAAGTTGCATTTGATCTTGGCTTGAGAAAAGTTAAGGCATATGTTAAAGGACCAGGAAACGGACGTGAGTCAGCTATCAGAACTATTCACGGAGCCGGTATTGAAGTTACTGAAATTGTAGACGTAACCCCACTTCCACATAATGGTTGTCGTCCTCCAAAAAGAAGGAGAGTCTAA
- the rplE gene encoding 50S ribosomal protein L5, translating to MSNTASLKKEYAERIAPALKEQFQYSSTMQVPVLKKIVINQGLGSAVADKKIIEVAINEMTAITGQKAVATISRKDIANFKLRKKMPIGVMVTLRRERMYEFLEKLVRVALPRIRDFKGIESKFDGKGNYTLGIQEQIIFPEINIDSISKILGMNITFVTSAQSDEEGYALLKEFGLPFKNSKKD from the coding sequence ATGAGTAATACTGCTAGCCTTAAGAAAGAATATGCAGAGCGTATTGCGCCTGCATTGAAAGAACAATTTCAATATAGTTCTACTATGCAAGTTCCAGTCCTTAAAAAGATTGTTATCAATCAAGGTTTAGGATCGGCTGTAGCTGACAAGAAAATTATTGAAGTTGCAATTAATGAGATGACTGCGATTACAGGTCAAAAAGCTGTAGCTACAATTTCTCGTAAGGATATTGCAAACTTTAAATTACGTAAAAAGATGCCTATCGGTGTGATGGTAACTTTACGTCGTGAAAGAATGTATGAATTCCTTGAGAAGTTGGTTCGTGTTGCTTTGCCTCGTATCCGTGACTTTAAAGGTATCGAAAGTAAATTTGATGGTAAAGGTAACTATACATTAGGTATTCAGGAACAGATTATCTTTCCTGAAATTAACATTGATAGTATATCTAAGATTCTTGGTATGAACATAACTTTCGTAACTTCTGCTCAGTCAGATGAAGAAGGATATGCTTTATTGAAAGAATTTGGTTTACCTTTTAAAAACTCTAAAAAAGACTAA
- a CDS encoding glycine zipper domain-containing protein, which translates to MKKVFIYSACVFLLLGCGSMDPFTKSIFATHTGAAIGNVAGSIIGENIGGYKGSFVGSMLGTAAGAMIGASVVARDQQQTERSREIITSPSPNLSIRDIRLQDENWNRIVDADENCVLIFEIYNDGERTASDVRPVLKGLKGTQKLNYSRPLVIDQIKPGEGVLYKVNISASSNVKSGEAVFEIHLEERNGFGTPREEFTIRTQEK; encoded by the coding sequence ATGAAAAAGGTATTCATTTATTCGGCATGTGTTTTCCTTCTTTTAGGATGTGGATCAATGGATCCGTTTACCAAATCCATTTTTGCAACCCATACCGGCGCAGCCATCGGCAATGTGGCTGGTTCTATTATTGGAGAAAATATAGGAGGATATAAAGGTTCTTTTGTTGGATCAATGTTGGGAACGGCTGCCGGTGCCATGATTGGTGCAAGTGTGGTGGCCCGGGACCAGCAACAAACTGAACGCTCCAGAGAAATTATTACTTCTCCCTCTCCAAATCTGTCTATTCGTGATATCCGTTTGCAGGACGAAAACTGGAATAGGATAGTTGATGCTGATGAAAATTGCGTGCTTATTTTTGAGATATACAATGATGGCGAAAGAACTGCTTCCGATGTAAGGCCAGTACTTAAAGGGTTGAAAGGAACTCAAAAACTTAATTATTCCCGCCCGCTTGTTATTGACCAGATAAAACCCGGTGAAGGAGTGCTCTACAAAGTGAATATTTCTGCATCCTCTAATGTGAAGAGTGGCGAAGCTGTTTTTGAAATTCATCTCGAGGAGAGGAATGGATTCGGAACTCCCCGGGAAGAATTTACTATCAGAACTCAGGAAAAGTAA
- the rplX gene encoding 50S ribosomal protein L24, translating into MSKLHIKKGDTVLVNAGEDKGKTGRVLKVLVKKERAIVEGMNLVSKSTKPNAKNPQGGIVKQEASIHISNLNLVDPKSGKATRVGRKESSDGTLVRYSKKSGEEIK; encoded by the coding sequence ATGAGTAAATTACATATTAAAAAAGGCGATACAGTTTTAGTCAATGCTGGCGAAGACAAAGGTAAAACTGGCCGCGTGTTGAAAGTTCTTGTAAAGAAAGAACGTGCAATTGTTGAAGGCATGAATCTGGTATCTAAAAGTACTAAGCCAAATGCTAAGAACCCTCAAGGTGGTATTGTAAAGCAGGAAGCTTCTATACATATCTCTAACTTAAACCTTGTTGATCCGAAGAGTGGAAAAGCAACACGTGTTGGGAGAAAAGAAAGTTCTGATGGAACTTTAGTGCGTTATTCAAAAAAATCAGGAGAGGAGATTAAGTAA
- the rpsD gene encoding 30S ribosomal protein S4, which produces MARYIGPKSRIARKFGEGIFGPDKVLSKKNYPPGQHGNSRKRKTSEYGIQLREKQKAKYTYGVLEKQFRNLFERAESAKGITGEILVQQLELRLDNIVFRLGIGNTRAAARQLVSHRHITVDGKVVNIPSYSVKPGQVIGVRERSKSMEVIANSLAGFNHSKYPWLEWEDTSKVGKLLHVPERADIPENIKEQLIVELYSK; this is translated from the coding sequence ATGGCTAGATATATTGGTCCTAAATCAAGAATTGCTCGTAAATTTGGTGAAGGAATCTTCGGTCCTGATAAAGTTTTATCTAAGAAGAACTACCCTCCCGGACAACACGGAAATTCTAGAAAGAGAAAAACTTCAGAATATGGTATTCAACTTCGCGAGAAACAAAAAGCGAAATATACTTATGGAGTTTTAGAAAAACAATTCCGTAATTTATTTGAAAGAGCTGAAAGTGCAAAAGGTATTACAGGTGAAATTCTTGTTCAACAATTAGAACTTCGTCTTGATAATATTGTTTTCCGTTTAGGTATTGGAAACACTCGTGCTGCAGCTCGTCAGTTGGTAAGTCACAGACACATCACTGTTGATGGGAAAGTTGTTAATATACCTTCTTATTCAGTAAAACCAGGACAGGTAATTGGCGTACGTGAGAGATCTAAATCTATGGAAGTGATTGCAAATTCACTTGCAGGTTTTAATCACAGCAAATATCCTTGGTTAGAGTGGGAAGATACTTCAAAGGTTGGCAAATTATTGCATGTTCCTGAAAGAGCAGACATCCCTGAGAATATTAAAGAGCAGTTGATTGTAGAGTTGTATTCTAAATAA
- the rplN gene encoding 50S ribosomal protein L14: MIQSESRLTVCDNSGAKEVLCIRVLGGTGRRYASVGDVIVVSVKSVIPASDIKKGAVSKALIVRTKKEIRRADGSYIRFDDNACVLLNNTGEIRGSRIFGPVARELRAANMKVVSLAPEVL; encoded by the coding sequence ATGATACAATCAGAATCCAGACTTACAGTATGTGACAACAGTGGAGCTAAAGAAGTTTTGTGCATCCGTGTGTTGGGTGGTACAGGGCGTCGTTATGCTTCTGTTGGGGATGTTATTGTGGTTTCAGTAAAAAGCGTTATCCCCGCAAGTGATATTAAAAAAGGTGCAGTGTCTAAAGCTTTGATCGTACGTACGAAAAAAGAAATCCGTCGTGCTGATGGTTCGTATATACGTTTTGATGATAATGCTTGTGTTTTATTAAATAACACAGGTGAAATTAGGGGTAGTAGAATCTTTGGACCGGTTGCGAGAGAACTTCGTGCTGCAAACATGAAGGTAGTATCATTAGCACCAGAGGTACTTTAA
- the rplQ gene encoding 50S ribosomal protein L17 yields the protein MRHNKKFNHLGRTASHRGAMLSNMACSLITHKRITTTVAKAKALKKFVEPLITKSKDDTTNSRRVVFSNLQDKIAVTELFKEISVKIADRPGGYTRIIKTGNRLGDNAEMCFIELVDYNENMAKEKVAKKATRTRRSKKAETATAVEATVVEEAPATEETAAE from the coding sequence ATGAGACATAATAAGAAATTCAATCATTTAGGTCGTACGGCTTCTCATAGAGGTGCTATGTTATCTAACATGGCGTGCTCTTTGATTACGCACAAAAGAATCACTACGACTGTTGCAAAGGCAAAAGCTTTGAAGAAATTCGTTGAGCCTTTAATCACTAAGTCTAAGGATGATACCACGAATTCTCGTCGTGTAGTTTTTAGTAACTTACAAGATAAAATCGCTGTAACAGAATTGTTCAAGGAAATCTCTGTGAAGATCGCTGATCGTCCAGGTGGTTATACTCGTATTATCAAGACTGGTAATCGTTTGGGAGATAACGCAGAAATGTGTTTTATTGAACTAGTTGATTACAATGAAAACATGGCGAAAGAAAAAGTTGCTAAGAAAGCTACTCGTACTCGTCGCTCAAAGAAAGCTGAAACTGCAACTGCTGTTGAAGCAACTGTTGTAGAAGAAGCTCCTGCTACTGAAGAAACTGCAGCCGAATAA
- a CDS encoding DNA-directed RNA polymerase subunit alpha yields MAILAFQKPDKVLMLEADSKFGKFEFRPLEPGFGITVGNALRRILLSSLEGYAITTIKIEGVEHEFSTVPGVKEDVTNIILNLKQVRFKQVVEEFESEKVTISVENSTEFKAGDIGKYLTGFEVLNPELVICHLDSKATMQIDITINKGRGYIPADENREYCTDVNVIPIDSIYTPIRNVKYVVENFRVEQKTDYEKLVLEITTDGSIHPKDALKEAAKILIYHFMLFSDEKITLENTDVDGNEEFDEEVLHMRQLLKTKLVDMDLSVRALNCLKAADVETLGDLVVFNKTDLLKFRNFGKKSLTELDDLLESLNLSFGTDISKYKLDKD; encoded by the coding sequence ATGGCTATATTAGCATTTCAAAAACCTGATAAAGTATTGATGTTAGAGGCAGACTCAAAATTCGGTAAATTCGAATTTCGTCCGCTGGAACCTGGTTTTGGTATTACTGTGGGTAATGCTTTGCGCCGTATTCTTCTCTCTTCATTAGAAGGTTATGCAATCACTACTATTAAAATAGAGGGTGTTGAGCACGAGTTTTCAACTGTTCCAGGGGTCAAGGAAGACGTAACTAACATTATTTTGAATCTGAAACAAGTAAGATTCAAGCAAGTAGTTGAAGAGTTTGAAAGTGAGAAGGTCACTATCTCTGTAGAAAATTCTACTGAATTTAAGGCAGGTGATATAGGCAAGTATTTGACTGGATTTGAAGTGTTAAATCCTGAATTAGTTATTTGCCATTTAGATTCAAAAGCTACAATGCAAATTGATATTACAATTAACAAAGGTCGTGGATATATTCCTGCTGATGAGAATCGCGAATATTGCACCGATGTGAATGTAATTCCAATTGATTCAATTTATACACCTATCCGTAACGTAAAGTACGTTGTAGAGAACTTCCGTGTTGAGCAGAAGACTGACTATGAGAAATTAGTACTTGAAATTACAACAGATGGTTCTATTCACCCAAAAGATGCGCTTAAAGAAGCTGCAAAGATTCTTATTTATCACTTCATGTTGTTCTCTGATGAAAAGATTACTCTTGAAAATACAGATGTAGACGGTAATGAAGAGTTTGATGAAGAAGTATTGCACATGCGTCAATTATTGAAAACCAAGCTTGTTGATATGGACTTATCAGTTCGTGCTCTCAACTGCTTGAAGGCTGCTGATGTTGAAACATTAGGAGATCTTGTAGTGTTCAATAAGACTGACCTTCTTAAGTTCAGAAACTTTGGTAAGAAATCGCTTACGGAGCTTGATGATTTGCTCGAAAGTCTGAATCTGTCGTTTGGAACCGATATTTCTAAATATAAATTAGATAAAGATTAA
- the rpsN gene encoding 30S ribosomal protein S14: MAKESMKAREVKRAKLVAKYAEKRAQLKKDGDYDALQALPKNASPVRLHNRCKITGRPKGYLRQFGVSRIQFREMASNGLIPGVKKASW; this comes from the coding sequence ATGGCAAAAGAATCAATGAAAGCTCGCGAAGTAAAGAGAGCAAAACTTGTAGCCAAATATGCTGAAAAGAGAGCTCAGTTGAAGAAAGACGGTGATTATGATGCATTACAGGCTCTGCCTAAAAATGCATCACCTGTTCGTTTACACAATCGTTGTAAAATAACTGGTCGTCCAAAGGGTTATCTTCGTCAGTTTGGTGTTTCAAGAATTCAATTTCGTGAAATGGCATCTAATGGTCTTATTCCCGGAGTTAAAAAAGCAAGCTGGTAA
- the map gene encoding type I methionyl aminopeptidase, producing MIFLKTEEEIELLRASNLLVAKTLAEVAKLIKPGATTRELDKVAEEFIRDNGAIPTFKGFPNQYGDPFPSTLCTSVNDQVVHGIPDDRPLNDGDIVSIDCGTFMNGFCGDSAYTFCVGDVDPQVRKLLKVTKDSLYIGIQNAVAGKRLGDIGYAIQQYCESNSFGVVREFVGHGIGKDMHEDPQVPNYGKRGYGTLLKKGLCIAIEPMITLGSREIVMERDGWTVRTKDRKAAAHFEHTIAIGPNGADILSSFDFVEQVLGNKAI from the coding sequence ATGATATTTCTTAAGACTGAAGAAGAGATTGAATTACTACGAGCAAGTAATTTGCTCGTAGCTAAAACATTAGCAGAGGTAGCAAAGCTTATAAAACCGGGTGCTACAACCCGTGAGCTTGATAAAGTGGCTGAAGAGTTTATTAGAGATAATGGTGCTATTCCTACTTTTAAAGGATTCCCTAATCAATATGGTGATCCGTTTCCAAGTACTCTTTGTACTTCTGTTAATGATCAAGTGGTGCATGGCATACCTGATGATAGACCTTTGAATGATGGTGATATTGTTTCAATAGACTGTGGAACGTTTATGAACGGTTTTTGTGGTGATTCAGCTTATACATTTTGTGTTGGTGATGTTGATCCTCAAGTTCGTAAATTATTAAAAGTGACTAAAGACTCTCTTTATATTGGCATACAAAATGCAGTAGCCGGAAAACGTCTGGGCGATATTGGGTATGCAATACAACAATATTGTGAGTCTAATTCATTTGGAGTTGTAAGAGAGTTTGTTGGTCACGGCATTGGGAAAGATATGCATGAGGATCCTCAGGTCCCTAATTATGGTAAAAGAGGATATGGTACATTGCTAAAGAAAGGCTTGTGTATTGCTATCGAACCAATGATTACATTAGGATCTCGTGAGATTGTAATGGAACGTGATGGCTGGACTGTAAGGACTAAAGACAGAAAAGCAGCAGCACACTTTGAACATACAATTGCTATTGGTCCAAATGGTGCGGATATACTGTCGTCATTTGATTTTGTTGAACAAGTTTTAGGAAATAAAGCGATTTAA
- the secY gene encoding preprotein translocase subunit SecY, translated as MRKAIETLKNIWKIEDLRQRILVTILFVTIYRFGSYVVLPGVNPGMLTQLHQQTSEGLLALLNMFSGGAFSNASVFALGIMPYISASIVIQLLAIAVPYFQKLQREGESGRIKINQYTRYLTIAILLFQAPSYLINLKAQAGPSLSPSLNWPLFIATSTIILAAGSMFILWLGERITDKGIGNGISLIIMVGIIARLPKALSQEVVSRTTDTGAGGLVMFLFEIIFLLLVIAGAILLVQGTRKVPVQYAKRIVGNKQYGGARQYIPLKVNAANVMPIIFAQAIMFIPVAIIGYSNVAGASGIARALTNHTGVWYNLIFAVMIILFTYFYTAITINPTQMAEDMKRNNGFIPGIKPGKKTAEYIDEIMSRITLPGSFFLAIVAVMPAFAGVFGVKSEFAQFFGGTSLLILVGVVLDTLQQVESHLLMRHYDGLLKSGRIKGRTGTVAAY; from the coding sequence ATGAGAAAGGCTATTGAAACATTAAAAAATATATGGAAGATAGAGGATCTGAGACAACGGATCCTCGTCACTATATTATTTGTAACGATTTACCGATTTGGTTCTTACGTAGTTTTACCAGGTGTAAACCCTGGAATGTTAACTCAATTGCATCAACAAACTAGTGAGGGTCTTCTTGCGTTGTTGAATATGTTCTCTGGAGGTGCATTTTCTAATGCATCTGTATTCGCTTTGGGTATTATGCCTTATATCTCTGCTTCAATTGTTATTCAACTTTTAGCAATTGCAGTTCCTTATTTTCAGAAACTGCAACGTGAGGGAGAAAGTGGTAGAATAAAGATAAACCAATATACACGTTATTTAACTATAGCAATATTATTGTTTCAGGCTCCTTCTTATTTGATTAATTTGAAAGCACAAGCTGGTCCTTCATTGAGTCCTTCTTTGAATTGGCCTCTATTTATAGCTACTTCTACAATCATTTTGGCTGCTGGAAGTATGTTTATATTATGGCTTGGCGAAAGAATTACAGACAAAGGTATCGGCAATGGTATTTCTTTAATTATCATGGTTGGTATCATAGCACGTCTTCCAAAAGCATTATCTCAGGAAGTTGTTTCTCGTACAACAGATACAGGTGCTGGTGGTCTAGTCATGTTTTTATTTGAAATTATCTTCTTGTTGCTAGTTATTGCTGGCGCTATTTTGTTAGTTCAAGGTACTAGAAAAGTTCCTGTACAATATGCTAAGAGAATTGTTGGTAATAAGCAATACGGTGGTGCTAGACAATACATACCTTTGAAAGTTAATGCTGCAAATGTAATGCCTATTATTTTTGCTCAAGCTATAATGTTTATTCCAGTAGCAATTATTGGATATTCAAATGTAGCAGGTGCAAGTGGTATTGCTCGTGCTTTAACTAATCATACTGGTGTATGGTATAATTTGATTTTTGCTGTTATGATTATTCTTTTTACATATTTCTATACAGCAATAACAATTAATCCTACCCAGATGGCAGAGGATATGAAGAGAAACAATGGCTTTATACCGGGAATTAAACCGGGTAAGAAAACAGCTGAGTATATTGATGAGATTATGTCTCGCATAACTTTACCTGGTTCTTTCTTCTTGGCAATTGTTGCAGTTATGCCAGCTTTTGCTGGCGTATTTGGTGTCAAATCTGAATTTGCTCAATTCTTTGGTGGTACATCATTATTAATTCTTGTTGGAGTTGTGTTAGATACTCTTCAACAGGTAGAGAGTCATCTTTTAATGAGACACTATGATGGATTGTTAAAATCAGGAAGAATTAAAGGACGCACAGGCACTGTTGCTGCGTATTAA
- the rplR gene encoding 50S ribosomal protein L18 — translation MTTKIERRIKIKYRVRSKISGTTGCPRMSVFRSNKQIYVQIIDDLCGKTLASASSLGFEEKIAKKEQAAKVGEMIAKKAQEAGITTVVFDRNGYLYHGRVKEVADAARNGGLKF, via the coding sequence ATGACAACAAAAATAGAAAGACGAATTAAAATTAAATACAGAGTACGTAGTAAGATCTCCGGTACTACTGGATGTCCACGTATGAGTGTATTTAGAAGTAACAAACAAATCTACGTACAAATTATTGATGATTTGTGTGGTAAAACTTTAGCTTCTGCTTCTTCTCTTGGATTTGAAGAAAAAATAGCAAAGAAAGAACAAGCTGCTAAGGTTGGTGAAATGATCGCTAAAAAGGCACAAGAAGCCGGAATTACGACTGTTGTATTCGACCGTAATGGTTACTTATATCATGGGAGAGTAAAAGAGGTGGCTGATGCTGCACGTAACGGTGGACTTAAATTTTAA